A segment of the Paracoccus sp. SCSIO 75233 genome:
CGGAGATCGCGGAAAGTCGCTGCAAAGGCGCAAGCTGAGGGGAGTTCTGAAAACCTACCCCCCCGACCTGAGCAGGTGCCGCGCCCAAGTGCCTACGACAAGCGTATCGAGCGTGAGCGCGAACGAACCCGCGAAGCCAACGCGTCCAAAGAGCCGGCTGCCGTGCAGGCTTACTCCCCACCAAAGCAGGACTACGCTGAAATCGTTCGGGCTGGAAAGTCTGCAGCGCCGGCACTTGCCGCTGCCGCTGAACGAAACCAGCCCTCGCGAGTGGCATCGAGCGCATCGGCCGGATCATCGAAAAGCGGGTGGGTCCGGTCTAACGAAACAGCTAGCGTCGCCGGCCGCAACATCGGCGGGATGGTCTATGTCGGCACGCCTCCCTTGCTGAACACCCACGGGTATCGTGACAAGTGCCGAGCCTATATCGATCCATCCCTGTCCGTCGCGCGCTCTGGAGCCGACAAAGCTGGTGAAGGTATGCCCTACTGGCCGGGGTACTCGGATATCTCACCTCAGTGCCGGGCGACCTACCTCGACTGGTTGGCCAGCGGGCGAAACGATGCCTCCTATAACCCCGGCTACATGTTCCTGTACTTCTACGGGCTGGAGCGACGATTCTTCGTCGATCAGTCCAACGAAGATGTCAAGGATATCGTCCAGGAAGTTCGGCGGCTGCAGTCACTTTACCCTGACAACCACTCTGTCAGGCGTTATTTGGGGGAGTTTCTCGACATTGCGATGCTTGCCGAAACCGACCTCCACGCTATCGAGCCGATGTTCGAGAAGCAGGGGTGGGAACTTCCGTTCTCACTCAAATACGCAATCGGAGCTCGGATCGACAAAGGCGAGAACCTGACCGCTGACTGGTTGCTGAGTTGGTTCATCTGCCATCCGGAAACATATCTGAGAACTCCCGCGACGCGGTGCCGTGACGAGTTCGTCGCTCTTTTCCGTATACGGTTTGATCGGCGTTTTCCTGATGGGCTCAAAGTGACCAAACCCCGGAAATCACTCACGGCTTCTTATAGGGCCGCCTCGAGCGAGTTTCAGGGGTCTGCCAGCCCATCCGTGGGCGGGAAGCCGGTCCCGGATATTTCCGGTCTTCGCAAACCGGTCGAGATTGCCCAGGAGTTGGCTGATGAGGTGATTAACGACCTCGACAAGCTCAGTCGCTTCCTGGGCCGAAATCCCGATGGCCGCGGAAGCGTGGAAGCGCATGCTTTGCTGCCCTCTGAACTATGGGATGCCTTCCCATCAGAGGAAATGGAGCGCTTGAAATCTTGGGCAAGCGATATCGTCGATCGCGGGGGATTGGTGCCGCTTGAGGAGGTGATCGGACGACTGGAGGGAGAAACGAACGAGAAGATCGGAAAACGGCAAATGACAGGAGCCGCCGACGCGCTCGCGCGCCTCGGTTTCGGTCTGGCGCCCGACCCTCGGTTTGCGCTCCGGTCGCCCAAGGCGGAGGAGCCTGTTGTGCTGTTTAGTCTGGGTGAACCCATCGAAAGACTGGAGGAAGTTTCCGACAGCTATAGAAGCGCCTTGATCGAATTGGCACTTGGGTCGTTCGTCGCCCATGCTGATGGTCGCATCGCGGAGCCTGAACGCAGGGCGTTGGAAGATCAGGTTTCTGCCGCGGCCCTCAGCGATCAGGAACGCCGCAGGCTTCGCGCAAACCTTGAATGGTTCCTGGCCGTGCCACCGGACATGGCACTTCTGCGGCGGAAACTGAAGGAGGTGGGCCAAGACAACCAGGCCGCCATGCGGGCAGCGCTGGTTGGTGCAGCACATGCCGATGGCATCATTCACTCCGACGAAGTTGCAAGCATCGAGAAAATCTACAAGGCTTTGGGACTTGATCCCGCGCTTGCCTACTCTGACCTGCATGCTGGTGAAGTTGCGGATGGTCCGCGCACCGTTCGTGCCTCGCAACCAGGTCGCCCGGGCGAAGCGATACCCGAGCTTGAAAAAGCCAGCGGACCCAAACTCGACGCGTCGCGGATCGCAGCAATCCGTTCGGACACTGAGCGCGTGTCGTCCGTCCTGGGGCAGATTTTCGACGTCGAAGAGGAAGAACGTGGTGCGTCCGGGCCCGCCAGCCAAAGCCAGCTGGCGGGGCTTGACCCGAAACACGGCGCCCTCGTCCTCGAACTGCTGACTCGGGAGCATTGGTCTGAGACCGAGTTCGAGACGATCTGTGCCTCGCAAGGCTTGATGGCGTCCGGGGCACTGGAAGTCGTGAATGAATGGGCTTTTGAGACCTACGATGAAGCGCTGCTCGACGAGTATGATGGATATGACGTGTCTCTGGAAATTGCGGAGGCGGTAAAAGAAAAGATGAGTGCGGAGGGCAGGGATGTCTAAGTTGAAACCACGTGAACGCGATGCAATCGTACAGGCGCTTCGGGCCGGAGTCGTGCCCAAGCTCGGTTTGCGCCATATCCAGGTCGGCCGCGTCCGGGAGATTGAAGAGCTCGTTAAGGACATGGACCGGATATCCGATGGCGGATCGGCAATTAGGTTCATCATCGGGGAATACGGATCGGGCAAGACGTTCTTCATGAACCTGATCCGCCTCGTCGCTTTGGAGAAAGGCCTGGTCGTGATGTTCGCGGATCTGGCGCCAGATCGGCGCATTCACGCGACCGGCGGACAAGCTCGGGGGCTGTATGCGGAGATGGCCCGAAACCTCTCGACGCGGACAAAGCCCGATGGCGGGGCATTGGCCAGCGTGGTGGAAAGGTTTGTCAGCCAGGCTCACCGAGATGCTGAAGAACGGGATTTGCCCACGGGGACCGTCATTCGTGAACGCCTTGGCCACTTTGAAGAACTTACCGGAGGGTTTGAGTTCGCCGAAGTCATCCGTCGATATTGGGAAGGCCATGAGACCGGCGACGACGAGTTGAAATCCGCAGCCCTGAGATGGCTGCGCGGCGAGTTCGCGACACGCACCGACGCGCGCAAGGCGCTTGGTGTGCGAACGATCATCGACGACGCCAGTGTCTATGACCATCTGAAGCTGATGTCGGCATTCGTGTGCGAGGCCGGGTATAAAGGATTGCTGGTCGGCCTCGACGAGATGGTGAACCTCTACAAGCTCACTTCGTCGCAGGCCCGCAATGCAAACTACGAACAGATCCTACGGATTCTGAATGATGTGCTGCAGGGCAGTGCCGAGAACCTCGGATTTCTCATGGGCGGGACCCCGGAGTTTCTGATGAACACCCGTCGAGGGCTCTACAGCTACGAAGCCCTTCAATCGCGTTTGGCCGAGAACACCTTCGCGCGAGACGGATTGGTCGATCTTTCAGGACCGGTTGTCCGGCTGGCCAGCCTGACCCCTGAAGATCTCTTCGTTCTTCTGGCCAATGTCCGGCGGATCATGCAGGACGATGCAGGTGCTCTGCCGGACGACGCGCTCGAGGCCTTTATGGCGCATTGCTCGGACCGGATCGGTGAAGCTTACTTCCGCACCCCGCGCAATACGGTGACGGCCTTCGTGAACCTGCTTTCTGTGCTCGAGCAGAACCCCGGTGTCGAGTGGAGCGATCTAATCGAAAAGATCGAGGTCTCCGAAGACCTCGGCGAAGACATGACCGAGGTAGACGAGTCGATTGGTGCCCAAGACCCCGGTGACGATGATCTGATCAGCTTCAAGCTCTGACGCCTATGAGCAGTGCGTTCGACAAACTGGCCAGGCCTGTGCAGAAATGGATACGCCAGAAAGGATGGCGCGAACTTCGCGATATCCAGGCGCGATCCATCCGGACGATCTGCGAAACCAATGACGATTTAATCATTGCAGCTACTACGGCGGGCGGAAAGACCGAGGCGGCGTTCCTGCCGTTGATTTCACAGGTGCTTGACGAGCCGTCGGGCGGCACCGGTTTCGACCTGCTCTACATCGGTCCGCTGAAAGCCTTGATCACGGACCAGGCCATGCGGCTGGAGGGCATCTGCCAGGAAGCAGAGCTTCCGGTTGTTCCCTGGCACGGGGATGTCTCGCAATCGATCAAGACGCGCGCGTTGAAATCTCCAAAAGGGATCCTGCTGATAACCCCAGAGTCCCTTGAGGCGCTTTTCATTCGTCGCGGTTTGGAAATTGCACGCCTGTTTGGGGCCCCGCGGGCGGTCGTGATCGACGAGCTGCACACGGTTTTGGATAGCGAACGCGGTGTCCAGCTCCGTTCACTGCTCACACGGCTAGAGCTCGCGATAAAGCGCCCAATCCGTCGGATAGGTCTGTCAGCTACGCTAGGCGACATGGAGCTCGCCAAGGCCTATCTTCGCCCTGACGCCGCAAAAGCTGTCCAGCTGATCGAAGCAGATGGCGGCGAGGCTGAATTGAGGCTTCAGCTTCGCGGTTACCTCTCAGGCGATGAAGATGAAAATAGCCCATCCGCAACGGACGCGATATCAGCCCATCTGTTCAAGCATCTTCGAGGCAGCGACAACCTGGTCTTCGCCGGAGCGCGCCAACGGGTCGAGATTTACGCAGATCGGTTGCGGGAGCTTTGCGAACGGGAGCACCTGCCGCAGGAATTCTATCCCCACCACGCGAGCCTTTC
Coding sequences within it:
- a CDS encoding TerB N-terminal domain-containing protein; translation: MVVVTTMLQAWPIGGQMLFPFGVPVILVWWQEKRRSRKVAAKAQAEGSSENLPPRPEQVPRPSAYDKRIERERERTREANASKEPAAVQAYSPPKQDYAEIVRAGKSAAPALAAAAERNQPSRVASSASAGSSKSGWVRSNETASVAGRNIGGMVYVGTPPLLNTHGYRDKCRAYIDPSLSVARSGADKAGEGMPYWPGYSDISPQCRATYLDWLASGRNDASYNPGYMFLYFYGLERRFFVDQSNEDVKDIVQEVRRLQSLYPDNHSVRRYLGEFLDIAMLAETDLHAIEPMFEKQGWELPFSLKYAIGARIDKGENLTADWLLSWFICHPETYLRTPATRCRDEFVALFRIRFDRRFPDGLKVTKPRKSLTASYRAASSEFQGSASPSVGGKPVPDISGLRKPVEIAQELADEVINDLDKLSRFLGRNPDGRGSVEAHALLPSELWDAFPSEEMERLKSWASDIVDRGGLVPLEEVIGRLEGETNEKIGKRQMTGAADALARLGFGLAPDPRFALRSPKAEEPVVLFSLGEPIERLEEVSDSYRSALIELALGSFVAHADGRIAEPERRALEDQVSAAALSDQERRRLRANLEWFLAVPPDMALLRRKLKEVGQDNQAAMRAALVGAAHADGIIHSDEVASIEKIYKALGLDPALAYSDLHAGEVADGPRTVRASQPGRPGEAIPELEKASGPKLDASRIAAIRSDTERVSSVLGQIFDVEEEERGASGPASQSQLAGLDPKHGALVLELLTREHWSETEFETICASQGLMASGALEVVNEWAFETYDEALLDEYDGYDVSLEIAEAVKEKMSAEGRDV
- a CDS encoding ATP-binding protein, translating into MSKLKPRERDAIVQALRAGVVPKLGLRHIQVGRVREIEELVKDMDRISDGGSAIRFIIGEYGSGKTFFMNLIRLVALEKGLVVMFADLAPDRRIHATGGQARGLYAEMARNLSTRTKPDGGALASVVERFVSQAHRDAEERDLPTGTVIRERLGHFEELTGGFEFAEVIRRYWEGHETGDDELKSAALRWLRGEFATRTDARKALGVRTIIDDASVYDHLKLMSAFVCEAGYKGLLVGLDEMVNLYKLTSSQARNANYEQILRILNDVLQGSAENLGFLMGGTPEFLMNTRRGLYSYEALQSRLAENTFARDGLVDLSGPVVRLASLTPEDLFVLLANVRRIMQDDAGALPDDALEAFMAHCSDRIGEAYFRTPRNTVTAFVNLLSVLEQNPGVEWSDLIEKIEVSEDLGEDMTEVDESIGAQDPGDDDLISFKL